GGCTCGGCTTTTTGTATTTCAGGCAGAGAAAGCAGCCTGTTTCTGCAAAATAAACTGCCGGATTACTTTTTCGATTTAACTGCTTGAAAAAATGTCTTAAAACCATAGAATTGTTGTTTCAGCTTTAATTCTATTTTAAGACGGAGAACTAATGTCCAGCATCTCGGATATACTCATAAAACAGTTAGAATCCTCATACAGAAGCGATGAGTTCGTATGCCTTCTTTCCCAGTATGAAAACTGGAAGACCTCCCAGCCGCTCAAAGGCCTTCAAATTTTGGAAGGCAGCCCGGTATTCAGAAACACCTGCCCAAAAATTGCGTCACTTTTAGCCGCAGGTGCTGAGGTAACAATCGGACTACATCAAAACTGCCCCTACAACCCGCAGGTGGCAGGTATGCTTGAAGATATCGGCCTTGAAGTGCGGCACGGAACGGATTTAAAACAGGATTTTGACATTATTCTCGATTGCGCCGGTGCTTATCATCATCTGGGTGCCGGCCTTGGATTTGCAGAGCTGACCAAATCGGGGGAGTATTATTATTCCAGCAGCTCTAAACCGTGTTTCTGCGTTGACAGAAGCATTATAAAATATTTTGAAGATTATCTTGGAACAGCAGACGGGCTTATGCGAAGCCTTGCAGAAAAGCAGCTTCCCGTTTCCGGGAAAACTTACGTTGTTTTCGGGTGCGGAAAGGTAGGAGCGGGGATATGCAAAAGGCTCACGGACGAAGGAGCTGAAGTAAGGCTTGTGGAAGACGGGTCCCGCAGGCATCAATTTGGATATCCAGTAATAGACTTCAAAGACAAAGAATCTGTACACCAAGCCATTAAAAATGCGGATTGCATTGTTACAGTAACGGGGATTAAAGATGTTATAAGCAAAAGCTACAATGCAGAAATTTTCAACAAGAGCTCTGCATATTTGGTAAATATGGGTGCTGAAGATGAATACGGCCCGGATATCCCCGCTTACAGAGTTCTAAACGAGAAGAAACCGCTGAATTTCATACTCGGAGAGCCCACGAGACTCAGATACATCGACGCTACACTTGCTCTGCACAATTATGGAGCTTTCGTTCTGATGAGAAACGAGCTTGAATCGGGGCTTATGTCCCCGCCGGAAGAAATAGAGAGGATGATTATAAAGCAAACTCTTGCAGGCAGCTGCATATCTGAAGAAGTTGAGAATTTCTTAAATACTAAAAATTATGCGGTGTAAATGTGTCAAATCTGCTGCTGAAAAATGTAATATTAGACAAATCCAGCACCAATATTCTGGTTAGGAACGGTGTATTCGAATCACTTTCCGCTGCAGACTCCGCCAAGGCCGATTCTGTGCTGGACTGCACAAACCTTGCCGTTCTGCCGGCGTTCTATAACGCCCACACCCATTCACCAATGACCCTTTTGCGGGGCTATGCAGACGACCGCGAGCTCTTCGACTGGCTGCAGAACTATATCTGGCCTATGGAGGCAAAATTCAATCTCGAGGATATTATCGCAGGCACGCGTCTTGCCTGCCTTGAGATGATAAAAACTGGAACTGTGTTTGCGGCAGATATGTACTGGCATTTTCCGGAAGTGGCAAGAACGATTACGGAAATGGGGCTCAGATGCTGCGCAGGACCGATCTTTCTTGATGCCTTTGACGATTCACTTACAGACCCGCAGTTTGAGGAGGCGGAAAAGTTTTACGATTCGCTCAGCGGTTTCAGCGATCTGTTGATTCCAGCCATTATGCCTCATTCTGTTTACGGGGCAAAGGAAAGCACACTTAGGAAGGTAAGCGAGATGGCCGAGCGTCTGCAGTATCCGATACAGATTCACGTGGCTGAGACGGAAAAGGAAGTAAAGGACTGCCTTGCTCAGACCGGACTCACTCCGTTTCAGTATCTGGATTCTTTAGGCCTTTTGACAGAAAAAACAGTAACTGTACATTCTGTTCACATGACAGAAGATGATGCTGAGCTGGTTAAAAAGAGGGGTGCGAAGATAGCCCATGTGCCAGTATCTAATATGAAGTTATCGAGCGGGGCATTCAGGGCGGGCTTATTTACTGACTATCTCGACTCAATATGCCTCGGAACTGACGGCTGCTCTTCAAACAACAATTTGAGCATGATAGAAGAGATGAAATTTGCCTCGCTTCTGGCAAAACACAGCTTCGAATGCACTCAGATTTTCAGCTCTGAAGTTGTGTTCAATTTCGCCACAATAAACGGCGCATCCGCATACGGCTTCAACGGAGGAAAAATTGAAAAGGGCAGGCCGGCAGACTGCATATTGGTTGATACAAAAAGCCCGTTTATGACTCCAGGGTACGATATTGTCTCTGATGTGGTTTACAGCTGCGATTCATCCTGCATAGATACCGTTATATGCAATGGGAATATCCTTATGCAGGGCGGGATAATTCCAGGCGAGGCGGAAATTATAAAAAAGGCCAATAAATCTGCACGAAGAATTACTGAAATGTAACTTTGCTGCGTTTTTTGAAAAAAAATATTCATACCTTCAAATTTGCATCCCTAAAAGAATATTAGCCATTTTTCACTAAATTACGAAAAAAATAAAATTTTCGCTTACAAATTTTTATTGAATTTTCAAATATAGATGATAGAAGTTAATTATGATGTTTGATTTTTAGCTGCATAATTTTGAGCACTTACTTCAAGTGTTATTTTGAAAGGATGTTATTATGAAGAGGCTTATTAGTTTAATGTTGGGCATTGTACTCTCCCTGTCTTTATGTTCTTTTGGTGATTATATAACCATAGATTCGGATTTATCCGACTGGGCAGGCATCGACTACACAGACCAAGGAACTAAATCAGGTCCTGATGGAGGATCTTATTCCCTGAGAACAACCTACGATTCTCAAAACCTTTACATCGCTGTTGACAGAAGCAGTACGGGCCGCATTCTTGGGGATACCGGAACTAACTATGATGACACCTCTTACAGTCCAGACGATTCGTTTTTCCTTGCATTTGATGTTGATGGCATAACAGACAGTGGAGGTTCTTCAAACGTAACTCTTGCTAATGGGGAAACTGATGGAATGAGTATCAGTTTTGGTGGTGATAATCTTCCCGATATAATTTACGCATTTTCAGGAGGTGGTAATTGGTTCACCTATTCAACATGGAACGGTTCAGAATGGACAGGCGATGCTGATAACTGGGTTGAACCAGAAGACTCTTCAATAGGAGTTTCATATGGTGATTCCGGAAATGATGGCGATGAGTTTGCTATACCTCTTCAAGATATTGGCTCACCTAGTGGAGATATAATGGCTTGGGCTTGGATGGCAAAAGAAAGCCATTACTATATAGAAGCAGCATGGGGGTTTTCTTCAGGAGCTCAACCTACTGCTTATGACGGAATGTCAGTTGCAGTTCCTGAACCTTTCACTCTTGGGCTTCTCGGAATCGGTTCAATTGCCCTTAGAAGAAGAAGAAAAAGTTAGAACTGGATTATATCAGAGAACAAAAGGCGAAGCTTCACAGTTTCGCCTTTTTTAATCCATTCGAATAACAAAGAAACTCCATTTTTGAATTTTTATAGATGTTTCTTTAATTTTGAATTTTTGTGTTACAATTTTGAATTGTAAATGCAAGTATAGGTGAAGAATTCGAGCGGATTTTATATGAAAATAAAAAAAGAAAATTCGGAATTTATAAAGCATTATTCCAGAGTACAGATGAGACTGTATACTTATCTGCTTGCATCCGTGCATAACCGCAATGACGCAGACGAGCTGATGCAGGAGGTGAGCCTTATACTCTGGGAGAGCTTTGATAAATACGACCCTTCATACGATTTTGCAGGCTGGGCCCTGGGAGTTGCCAAGAACAAGGTGAAAGAGCATCTTCGAAGCAGGAAAAAATCCCCAGTATTCGGGGAAGCGTTCTACGAGTCTTTAACCCAGCTCGCTCAAAATAGCGACGATGATCAGGCAGAGCGGATTGAATTGCTCCGAAATTGCATCAAGAAACTGAATACCTCCGACAGGAAACTTTTGCTTATGAGATTCAAGAAGGAATTCAGTGTAAAGAAAATTTCAGAAATTACTGGCCGCTCAGGAAACGGGATTTATAAGTCTATTGCGAGAATTGTTGCCCTTCTGAGAAGCTGCATAAAAAGAGAACTGATTAAGCAGGAATCCAGATAAAAAAAATGAACACTAACGAACTTAAACTTACAGAATACATACTTCGAATGCTTGACGGCGAGAACGACGAAGCAAAGCAGAGAGAATTCGAAGAGTACCTCAAGGAGCTTACTGAAAAGAATCCGGCGGCCCTGGATTATTACTGGCAGCTCGTAAGTGATTATGTATGTATAGAATCAAGGGTTCGGGAATACGATGATGAAGAAATAATAAACGAGTTTATGCCGGCAGCTTTAGATGATGATGCCGTTTTAGAACTGCAGGAGGAGATAAAGAATGCCCCTGTTGTACCGCACAAAAACGAGCCGAGAAGAACAGAAAACAGGCCGGCAGTTTATGAATTACCCGCAGAACCCGCTGAGAGAAAAGTAAGCAAGCCAACGCTTTTTATTGCAGTTGCTTCAGCAGCCGCGCTTGTATTTCTGCTCTCCGCAGTGAAGCTGGAAAACTTCTTCACCAAAACTCCAACCGCATACATCAATGATTCATACAAGGCTGTATGGTCGGATGATTATCGTAAGCCTTCCGAGGATGGTTCTTTTTATGATAAAGATGATTACTTCAAGCTTGAACAAGGACATATCGAACTTTTGTTTGAGAGTGGATCTCAGGTTGTAATAGAGTCTCCAGCGATATTCAGGTGCATTTCTGAGGGGGTTCTAAGGCTTGATTACGGGAAAGCCTGCTCTTATGTGCCTGAAAGAGCCCAAGGGTTTACTGTTCAAACGCCTTCATCTGACATCGTAGATTTAGGTACTGAGTTCGGTGTTGAGGTGAACAAATACGGTGATTCCAAAGTTCAAGTGTATGAAGGAAAAACTGTTCTGAATTCTGTAAACGATAAAATTAGCAAATTTCTTCTTTCTGTAGGCCAAGCAGGTGAAGTTGAGCGTTTGAGCGGAGTGATAAGCGAGGCCGATTTCGAGCCTTCCGGCTTCACCAGAGAAATTGATTCAGGCTCCGGGCTTCTTTGGCACGGAGGGGAACTCTCTCTCGCTGATATTGTCGGAGGTGGAAACGGCTTCGGCACTGGAACCGCAGAAACCGGCATTGAAATATCAGACGGAGATGTTCTTAGCAAACTTTCTTACTATGGAGAACGAATCGGACGTCAAGCCTATGTTTCAGTTTCCTCGAATGAGTTTATCGACGGCGTGTTCTGCGCCGACAACGCAGGCCAGGGCGTACAGATTGCATCCACAGGACTTTTAAGCAAGAACATCCCCCAAACTAGCGGTTCCTACTGGGGATATATCTTCAACGGTGCGTTCCATAATGGTTTGGATGTGCCAAGGCATAGACTGCAAAAGGGCGGAAGGAAATACGGTACAAGGGATAATCCTGCGATTACCATGCATCCAAATACAGGAATGACTTTCGACCTTAACGCAATTCGTGAGAAACTTTCCAACCTGAAAATTAGTTCCTTCGCCGCTGAGGCCGGCATATCTGATACAGTAGAAAAATACTCTGAATCTAACGCAAGAGCTTTTATGCAGGTAATTGTTGATGGAGAGGTAGAATTTGAAAAGTTGTTGTCAAGCGATTCTCCTATGGAAGATGTGGATATAAAGCTAACCGGAGCAAACAGATTCTTAACTCTTTCAGTTACAGAAGCAGGCGACAGCTGGGGCTTCGACTGGAGCTTCTGGGGCAATCCTGTTTTAACAATAAATGCTGATAGGCAAGGGTTACAATGACATCTTTTATTAAATACATATTGCTTTTCGGCTTTCTCAGTTCTTTTGCTTTGGCGGGGCTGAGAACAGATTTCAACCTTGACGGCATAGTAAATATGGCCGATTTCGCTGCTGTATCAAATAAGCAGCCTGATATATACAGAGACCATGATTTATCAGATCTGGCTTTTCACTGGCTTGCCGGCCAAAATCAGTCTGAAGCTTTTATTGAAGATGTTTATACAGATGCCTCAAGGCACAACCCAAATGAGATCTGCACTGTAACGGCGGAAATAAGCAATCCATCCGATGAGCAATTCAAAGGCAATTTAAGAATTAGGATCACAAAAAATACTAATCCTGTTTATTCAGCCTCATTATTGGTTAATATCCCTTCACAGGGTAATACAGAAAAAGATTTCACCGTTCATCTGCCCTCTGAAGACTTTCAGGGGTATCAGATTCAGGCTCTTTTGAGCAATGGAGACACCGAAACCTCAGCAATAGACGTATCGAGCGACTGGAAAAGATATCCAAGATATGGATACGTTACAGAATTTTACGAAGGGCAGGGAGCCTCTCGTAATGTTGAAATTATGAATTCGCTCTCAAGGGATTATCACATAAACTCACTGCAGTATTACGATTGGATGTGGCGGCATGAGAATGTTATTGAGCGTGATTCGGATGGAGATATCAAAGAGCCTTGGCAGGACTGGCGGGGAGCTTCAATATCCTATTCAGTTTTAACGCATTCCATCTCAGAGGCGCACGAAAGAAATATGGCAGCGATGCCGTATTTCCAGGCATACTGCGCACTGGATGATTATCAGCAGATAAGCGGGGTTAGTCCGGGATGGGGGCTTTATTCAGACCAGTCCAATCAAAATCAGTATTACCACGATGCCGGCACAAAAATATGGGTGTTCAATCCCTTTAATCTTGACTGGCAAAATCATCTCTGCGGTGAGTTTACTGATGCTTTACAGACTTTTCAGTGGGACGGACTTCATATCGATCAGCTTGGAAATATTGGCAGCGGCAGCTATTACGACTATTGGGGAGCAAAAGTGAATCTTGCAGAAGGCCTTAGGTCCATCGTAAATCGAAGCAAGATGCATCTTAACTGGCTTGAATCAGAAGATCCCGAAATGCAGGGAAGGGATGTTGTTATATTCAATATTGTTGACGGAGCTGTCGGCAATTGGGCAGTGCCTCAGATAGTCGAGCAGAGCACCGCTGATGTGATTTACAGCGAACTTTGGTCTAATGATACCTACCGCGGGGTAAGAAATTTTATCCGATATTCGAAGAGGCAGTCAGGCGATAAGGCAGTTGTTCTGCCGGCTTATATGAACAAAGAAGAGGATACTGGAGGTTATTTTGATGAAGATTCGGTTCTGCTTGCAGATGCCGCATTTTTTGCTTGCGGGGCTTTCCATTTAGAACTCGGCGACGGCGATTTTATGCTGGCCAATGAGTTTTTCCCTTCCAGAGAAAAGCTTATGACAGATTCACTTAAAGAAAAACTGAAAGATTACTACAGCTTTATCACGGCAAATGAAAAGCTGCTTTTTTCGCCGGAGCTGAGATTGGGCGACGGCGGCCTTCAATGGATAGATATTCCTGGAGTAAACCTCTCCGGCGATGCTTCCGCTGATACGGTATGGTTTATTAACAGGGCAAATGAAGATTACGAAATCTTCCATCTAGTCAATCTTCTTGGTAATGACAATTTATGGCGGAATCAAGCAGAACAGCCTAATACCCTCATCGATTTTACGGTTAAACTAAGGCTCGGCAAGGATACTGAGGTTAATAAGGTATTTTGCGGCTCTCCAGACAGAAACGGCGGGAGCTTTTATCCTTTAAATTTCACAGAAGGCCAAGACAGTACGAGCGATTATATATCATTCAATGTAAAAGAGCTGAAATTTTGGGATATGATTTTAGTTGAGAGGGATTTCACTCCCCCGCACGGCCAGCTTTATGAGGCTGAAGATGCAATTAAGTTTAACACGGCTGTAGATAACGATCACCCGGGATACTCCGGATATGGTTTTGTAGATCAGTTCACAGGAGTTCACCAGAGCGTTTCGTTTTACGTGATGGCCGAAGAGGATGGAAATTACGAAATCGATTTCAATTATGCATCCGCTAATGAAGCCTCAATACGCAGTGTCATTGTTAATGGTGAAATTGCCTGCAAAGTTAATTTTCCCCTGCTTTCTGATTGGGACAGTTGGGCTGTCAGCTCTGTTTCAGCAGAGCTCCAGAAAGGAATTAACCAGATTTGTGTGTACTATGCCCCTGATGATTTCGGGCATATAAATTTAGATTACCTAAAACTAAACACTAATTAACTTAATATTTTGCTTTTCCCCTGATGCCATGCAGGGTAAAGCAAGGTTGTTGTCATGGCAGACGGAGATTTAAAATGAAAAAATTTGTTTCACTTATTCTGATCCTGTTAGTCAGCGTTTCATTCGCTGAGCTGGTTGGGTATGAGAGCTTCGATTATCCGGACGGCTCTGATCTGGTAGGGCAGAACGGCGGTATCGGCTGGGACAGAACCCAGACTGGCACAAAATCAACTTGGAAAACCGATTGGGGTACGCTGACAAATGCTGTAGTAAACGGTGGAGTTTACAGCAGTCCCGCTTACGGCGGCAGCGGCGGCGGAGCCTATAGAGACTGGTCCAGCGGGGATATCTGGGCAGGTGCTCAGCAAGCCGGCGGAATCATCTACACCGGCGCAACTATCACCCTTACCGACTACAGCGACTGGGGCGGAATCAGCTTTATGGCCGACACCGGCGGAGAGAAGGTTAAATACGGTCTGCCTTACCAGGAAACTGGCGTAAAATACTGGGGTGTTAGCGTCGAAGGTGATGGCGGCGGCAATGCCTTTTCAAACGTCGAAGTTGAGCTCAATGTTCCTGTCAGAATCGTCGGCGTATGGGATATGGAGACGGAAAATGTTGGCGTTTGGGTTAATCCGGATGCTGAGGACTACTACAACAGCGCTTCAGACAACACTGCCGACGCTTTTATGGACGCCTCCGCCCGTGAAGGCGATTGGATCACAGGCATTAGGATTGCGTGCATGGAAACAGCAGAGTGGGATGATGTGGTAGTTGCCACAACGTTCGAGGAAACATTCACATTTGAGCAAAAGCTTACAAGAGCCAATAATCCTGCGCCTTTTAACGGAGAAACTGGTGTGCTTGTAAATACTGATCTGACTTGGGATTTTGCCCTTTCCTCTCCCGGGCTCAGCGATGTTGACCAGACTGTGGACGAGTACGAGATTTATATGAACACTGTGGAAGGTGACCCTAACTTGTTTTTGGTTGATACTATCGCAAAACCCGCCGGCGGCTGGGATGAAACATCCGGTGCCTATTCTTACACCCCGGCAGAATCACTCGATATGGACAGAATATACAAATGGCGCGTTGATGCTGTTCGAGGTTCAGAGACAACTACAGGGTTCACTTGGC
This window of the Sedimentisphaera salicampi genome carries:
- a CDS encoding glycoside hydrolase family 66 protein yields the protein MTSFIKYILLFGFLSSFALAGLRTDFNLDGIVNMADFAAVSNKQPDIYRDHDLSDLAFHWLAGQNQSEAFIEDVYTDASRHNPNEICTVTAEISNPSDEQFKGNLRIRITKNTNPVYSASLLVNIPSQGNTEKDFTVHLPSEDFQGYQIQALLSNGDTETSAIDVSSDWKRYPRYGYVTEFYEGQGASRNVEIMNSLSRDYHINSLQYYDWMWRHENVIERDSDGDIKEPWQDWRGASISYSVLTHSISEAHERNMAAMPYFQAYCALDDYQQISGVSPGWGLYSDQSNQNQYYHDAGTKIWVFNPFNLDWQNHLCGEFTDALQTFQWDGLHIDQLGNIGSGSYYDYWGAKVNLAEGLRSIVNRSKMHLNWLESEDPEMQGRDVVIFNIVDGAVGNWAVPQIVEQSTADVIYSELWSNDTYRGVRNFIRYSKRQSGDKAVVLPAYMNKEEDTGGYFDEDSVLLADAAFFACGAFHLELGDGDFMLANEFFPSREKLMTDSLKEKLKDYYSFITANEKLLFSPELRLGDGGLQWIDIPGVNLSGDASADTVWFINRANEDYEIFHLVNLLGNDNLWRNQAEQPNTLIDFTVKLRLGKDTEVNKVFCGSPDRNGGSFYPLNFTEGQDSTSDYISFNVKELKFWDMILVERDFTPPHGQLYEAEDAIKFNTAVDNDHPGYSGYGFVDQFTGVHQSVSFYVMAEEDGNYEIDFNYASANEASIRSVIVNGEIACKVNFPLLSDWDSWAVSSVSAELQKGINQICVYYAPDDFGHINLDYLKLNTN
- a CDS encoding PEP-CTERM sorting domain-containing protein, with translation MKRLISLMLGIVLSLSLCSFGDYITIDSDLSDWAGIDYTDQGTKSGPDGGSYSLRTTYDSQNLYIAVDRSSTGRILGDTGTNYDDTSYSPDDSFFLAFDVDGITDSGGSSNVTLANGETDGMSISFGGDNLPDIIYAFSGGGNWFTYSTWNGSEWTGDADNWVEPEDSSIGVSYGDSGNDGDEFAIPLQDIGSPSGDIMAWAWMAKESHYYIEAAWGFSSGAQPTAYDGMSVAVPEPFTLGLLGIGSIALRRRRKS
- a CDS encoding NAD(P)-dependent oxidoreductase, producing MSSISDILIKQLESSYRSDEFVCLLSQYENWKTSQPLKGLQILEGSPVFRNTCPKIASLLAAGAEVTIGLHQNCPYNPQVAGMLEDIGLEVRHGTDLKQDFDIILDCAGAYHHLGAGLGFAELTKSGEYYYSSSSKPCFCVDRSIIKYFEDYLGTADGLMRSLAEKQLPVSGKTYVVFGCGKVGAGICKRLTDEGAEVRLVEDGSRRHQFGYPVIDFKDKESVHQAIKNADCIVTVTGIKDVISKSYNAEIFNKSSAYLVNMGAEDEYGPDIPAYRVLNEKKPLNFILGEPTRLRYIDATLALHNYGAFVLMRNELESGLMSPPEEIERMIIKQTLAGSCISEEVENFLNTKNYAV
- a CDS encoding sigma-70 family RNA polymerase sigma factor translates to MKIKKENSEFIKHYSRVQMRLYTYLLASVHNRNDADELMQEVSLILWESFDKYDPSYDFAGWALGVAKNKVKEHLRSRKKSPVFGEAFYESLTQLAQNSDDDQAERIELLRNCIKKLNTSDRKLLLMRFKKEFSVKKISEITGRSGNGIYKSIARIVALLRSCIKRELIKQESR
- a CDS encoding amidohydrolase, producing MSNLLLKNVILDKSSTNILVRNGVFESLSAADSAKADSVLDCTNLAVLPAFYNAHTHSPMTLLRGYADDRELFDWLQNYIWPMEAKFNLEDIIAGTRLACLEMIKTGTVFAADMYWHFPEVARTITEMGLRCCAGPIFLDAFDDSLTDPQFEEAEKFYDSLSGFSDLLIPAIMPHSVYGAKESTLRKVSEMAERLQYPIQIHVAETEKEVKDCLAQTGLTPFQYLDSLGLLTEKTVTVHSVHMTEDDAELVKKRGAKIAHVPVSNMKLSSGAFRAGLFTDYLDSICLGTDGCSSNNNLSMIEEMKFASLLAKHSFECTQIFSSEVVFNFATINGASAYGFNGGKIEKGRPADCILVDTKSPFMTPGYDIVSDVVYSCDSSCIDTVICNGNILMQGGIIPGEAEIIKKANKSARRITEM
- a CDS encoding NPCBM/NEW2 domain-containing protein, with amino-acid sequence MNTNELKLTEYILRMLDGENDEAKQREFEEYLKELTEKNPAALDYYWQLVSDYVCIESRVREYDDEEIINEFMPAALDDDAVLELQEEIKNAPVVPHKNEPRRTENRPAVYELPAEPAERKVSKPTLFIAVASAAALVFLLSAVKLENFFTKTPTAYINDSYKAVWSDDYRKPSEDGSFYDKDDYFKLEQGHIELLFESGSQVVIESPAIFRCISEGVLRLDYGKACSYVPERAQGFTVQTPSSDIVDLGTEFGVEVNKYGDSKVQVYEGKTVLNSVNDKISKFLLSVGQAGEVERLSGVISEADFEPSGFTREIDSGSGLLWHGGELSLADIVGGGNGFGTGTAETGIEISDGDVLSKLSYYGERIGRQAYVSVSSNEFIDGVFCADNAGQGVQIASTGLLSKNIPQTSGSYWGYIFNGAFHNGLDVPRHRLQKGGRKYGTRDNPAITMHPNTGMTFDLNAIREKLSNLKISSFAAEAGISDTVEKYSESNARAFMQVIVDGEVEFEKLLSSDSPMEDVDIKLTGANRFLTLSVTEAGDSWGFDWSFWGNPVLTINADRQGLQ